From the Cucumis sativus cultivar 9930 chromosome 5, Cucumber_9930_V3, whole genome shotgun sequence genome, the window TCAAATCCAAAAGTCACAATGAATCTAAAAATCTTGATTCATTCACATCCACAATCACTTTAAGTCTCTTTATCTATTTGTATCTATGAGGGTAGTTGAAGGGTTTCTTGTTGAACCTTGACAATTAGGTGGgggaaaaaattgtttgttttgaaatctCGTTCGACCAAATAAACCATAATTCTATGGGGACCCCAAAAGTGTATTTTGcccaataataaattaatatttgaaaaagaaaacctaattTAACATACATTGATGCACAAATTACTTAAGATACAAATTGATCTAAGCATTTATTAATAGATAACActgaatttttaaaacaagttcAGTATCCTAAGTTCACATGAGATAAAACGGAACTAGTAAAATCATATACCCTTTCGAtaatgaaaaacaagaaatgtCGGCACATTCAATCCAATGGCGTAATAGCCTCTCGACATTCTGCAAGGATTCGTAACTGCTAAAGCAATAAGCCATGTCCCTTTCTCATTTACAAATTAGCGCAGAATTCTCTGCAGGAGGATATCTCAACGATCAATTGTATTAGCCTATTTGGAGTATTGTTTCATTATCCTAATTGTACTGGCATATTAGGAGTATTGTTTCATTATCCTGTTGCCGATGTGCCTTTGCAGCCTGAGTTAAAATGCACAGATCCAATCAAAGGCAGGAGTCATGCATTTGTAATTGTATGACCATACAACATAATGTTAATTGCTTGCGATGATAAACCAATTATCGTCCAAGGATTTCTTCAGGTACATGTTGCTGTGAATCTGTGATTGACCAATGCATGTATAATTAACAAGCAATCAAAGCTGAGGTTTTTTACCAAAAAGTTcgcaaatttatttttgtatttcctTGGTGATGCTCTTCGATAATAAGCCTCTCTCTGCGACATGATCCCAAAAGAGATGCAAAATACTGTTGTGAGGTCCATAAGAAGCATTGAAACACCTATATAGTTTGAGGTTTATCAATAAACTTCTTTTAGTCATTTCGGATAGCATCTCCGAGACAAGATTTGACTTTCCATCCTTCCAATAAGCATATGCCAGGCTTGTGTATATCACACTGTCTCCTGATACACCCCTAAGATGCATGGTGCTGTATATTTTTTCAGCAAAACCAACCCTTTCTTGGTGACACAGCCTTCTTATTAGTGCCCTACAAACTGATAAATCCACACAATAACCTTTTGTCAAAAACTCATCCAATAGACTTATGATAGCTCCTTCATTTCCTAGTTCACAGTAGCCATCAACTAGCCATGAATATGTACAATAACCAGGACTTAATCCTACATCGAGCatgcaaaataaaagttcTTTGGCACTTTCCATATCTCTCACCCAACAAAATCCATGAATCAGGGCCTTATACGTAAAGCTGTCGAGCTGCAGTCCAGCATCCAACATTTTGCTCTTCACTTTCAATGCAGACTTCATATCTCCAATTTTGCAGTAAGCATTTATTAATGTATTACAAGTGACATTGTCGGGTTCAACTTTCCTCTCACCCATCTCATTCAAGAGTTTATTTGCATCCCTTATCCTGCCTTCCTCGCATAATTTTCGAAGAACTGAATTATAAGTCGCAACTCCCAGGTGCAAACCTTTAGCTTCCATCACCTTACATAATCTCAGTGCTTCTTCAAAGTCATTCACTCTACAATATCCATCAATTAATGTGGTATACGTAACATGGTTAGGAGAAACGTCCTTAATTTCACGGAATAGCTTTACAGCCTCTCTCATTTTGCCCTCTTTACAAAACCCATATATAAGGGAATTATAGGTTACAATGTCAGGGCTGACTCCTGCCCTTTCCATTCTATCTTGAACACACAAAGCTTCATAATGCAGACTCTTTCTAGAATACAAAGATATCAATGTGTTATATGTGTAAAGATCAGGGAAAACAGACTTCAATTCCATTTCACAGACTAGTTGTTCAGCCTTCTCAACATCCCCAGATTTGCAACAAGCATGAATTAGCACAttgtatatatgaatattaGGAACAACTCCAACTCGAATCATTTTCTTATAACTCTTCCATACCGTATCAGTTAACCTGTCCTTCGCCAAGGAATTTAATAGCACAGTACAGGCATGCAAATTAGGCTTAAACCCATGAAGCCTCATATATTCAAGAACCTGAATAGCATCCTGGGGCATCTTACAATTCACATATATTATCATAAGCCAGCTCAAAATATGTGCATTCACATCAGGATTATCATAGCTGGTCACCAAAGCATTTAAAACCAATGGGGAGGATATGAAATCCTTATGTGCAATCTTTTCAAGCAAACCCTGTGcagttttgaaatgtttgtGCTCTGTAAGGATAAAAATCATGGCCCATGAGGATTGCAAAGAATGCTTATAATCAGGAATCAACTCAACCCACTTGAAAAACGCCCAGGAAAGTGAAGGACCTGAACAGTAAAACGAGAGCCGAAGGAGAATCTGGTGGATGGATTTGGATGTTAAGCTAGAACTAATCTTAGGCTTCAAGAGGTGATTCCAATGACCTTTTACCACAACGGCAAACATACTTTGGACAAGTAGATTCATCTCCTAAGCCTTCTTTTCACAAACTCTGAGGCTTTGAGGTTTTGTATTACGTCGTTTGGTTCTTTGGATAGGGAAATTAATAATCCATATAGAATCAAAAGACTAAGAACATAAATGCGTAGATTACCAGCAAACccacaaatttaatcaaacaGATTTCAAAAATTGGtgtattgaatttgaaacaaatGCAGAAGATCAAACTTCCTAAGAATCGAAATGAGCACACCTTATTATCTGAATCTTGCAGGAATTTATGGAGCAGAGGTAGGTAATGGATTATGGAAACTCCGAAACAAACTGCGCTATTGAACTGCAAATTTCTCCACTTCTAGGAACGACGATACAAAATTGAACATAAATTTCTGAAACGTTTGTGGCTAATGTAAGTGGGAATGAAAGAATTTGATGATCCATTTCCGAACCCTAAAATTAAAGATGATGATACGAAACTTCTTTCTTCATTGTTGCATTGTAGGCTTAGCAGTGAAATATCGACTCAAGTTCGAAGGCGGATGAACGAGAGGGAGGGGTTTATTGGaggtttaaatatatatatatatatataatattagagTACGTTTTTCTAAATCTGATCACCATCTAATAACTTTATGATTATTCTCTAATAGCGCTCTCATGTAATCCACTTACTTTTGTAGTGGTTTCATAAAACCCTTTCAAAAACTTTACAAACACACTTGCCATCAACCAATCAGACACACTTAGGCCCCAATCTCTTATTTCCACGATTCAGATAAACCATCAACTAAGTGTGTCCGATTGGTTTAATTGGAATCTCTTAGGCTCCAATCCCTAAGATCACCTAAACTCGATAATTCgatccatttttttataaaaaaaatatctaaccCAATCGGGTTGGGTCGTCCCGGTTGGTCAGGTTACTGGGTTTTTCGAACACCCCTAAAacttgttgtgtgatctaGTATGAGATGTCATTTGCTTGTTGTGTGATTTGACATTGAAAGATGTATTATGCGTAAGGAAGTTGATGGTATGCACTAGTGCATTGAGATTCTTCACATAGTCGTAACTTGGCAAAAGAATGTTGTAAATGCTTGAGTCGAAAAAAGAATACCAAGACGAACTTGAATGTGCAAAATGAATATGTAAGATAAAACATTTAGTATGTGAAAAGCATATGATGTAATAAACATTATGACAAATAATAAAGGGAGTGATCTGTGCGATTCATACAATGTTGAATAAACAAAGATGATGAATGTTTTGAACAAACGTTTCTTCTAAAATGTGATAGTTGATTTATCATTTTGCTATAATGTTTGGTTGAGAAATTGATCATGTTGCGACAAAGAATTTTCgatttgattagtttttgttttaccCCCACCCCAGGTAGCGAAGGACTTCCAACGTTGAACTTGCAGTCTTGATAGTCTATTGTGCCTCCTAAATCACATCATTTTGGTAGTGGCCAATGTCTACTCGCATAGCATATAGTGGCTAGGCGAGGGGAGTCCAAGTCTTGTTTACTAATTTTGTTATGAATGTTGTAAAAGTATTGGACGTACCTATATTCGAAGTTATCAATGAAATTCTCGAAATTCATCAAAGTTTATATTCCACGTTAAGTTTCTTTGCAATTGTCCTTTAAGTCCACTTACTAGGTGTTCGACACAATGCTTCACGAAGAATCTCGCTTAGGATATCTAGGCAACCGCGTCGCCATTCCAACACATAGAGTGAATTAGAGCGAGACATGACACTCCATTTGGTATAATATGAGATATTAGATAACTACACACTAagttattcatttttatttccttcatagaataaattataaaacaagtgttttaataaatatatgtatgatcatatttgaaaaaataaattttaatttgattttaaacattaacaatagattaaaaaattatctcaagttgattttctttaatgaatacaatcttgtttttaaaaacatgtatattttttaaaatgaaagtagcatgttttttataaaaaggaaagtttTGTTGTAATTCAAGAATTTAACCTTGATTACatggttattttttttaatgcattcTATCTTACGAAAtacattaaacattaaaacattagcataaaatcacttttaatcCTCCCTATTTTTTCAGTTTCATTTTGGAataccttcttcttcaatATATTGAGTATCAAATGATTTTAACGATAACAATAGTAACATAATTTTAAcgatagtaataataatgtaatatttttttattttacttaaatgatgtatgttttgtattttagaaattaaatttgttagaatTTTGTATTGAGTCCAATTTTGTTTACATTAATTTAAGAACTGTTGAAAGAGTAGTCATTTGAAAAGGCTACACCATTCCCTACAAAGGACATGGAGTCATTCAccgaaaataaaaattaaaacccaTGGAGTCATTGACCGTAACAAAGGACATGAGGAGACATAAGGAGGCAAGTCTCATACCATCAATTTCAAACCATCTTTGGAGAGATGAAAGGTTTATAGCGGGATTTTACCTTGCTTCCCGCCATTGAACCACACTCCTCTCCACACCTACAATGGCTTCTTCCTCCGCTTCACTCTCATCCAAAACCAGAACCCTAATCGACATCTTCCAGCCAGCGCTTTCCAAACGCTTAAAAACCTCACAGACGTTGAAAACCTTAGCAACCAACGACGACAAATGCGATTCAGACCTCACATTGGCTTCCTCTTCCGCTGACATTTCTGCCTCCCAGATATCCCGCATGGAAACCAACAAATGGATCGCCAGATCCAAGCGCAATCTCAAAACTTGCTCAGATAGGGTTTCTAAATGGGAGAATGGATGTGTGAAGTTGGAGGAGCTTTTGGTGGAGGAGACATGGTTTGAAGCTCTTCCTGGAGAGTTCCAGAAGCCCTATGCTCTTAATCTTTGCAAATTTGTACAGACTGAAATTTGTAGTAGTGGTGTCCCTATTTATCCTCCTCCTTCTTTGATCTTTAATGCTCTGAATTCTACCCCTTTTGATAGGGTCAAAGTTGTTATTCTTGGCCAAGATCCTTATCATGGGCCTGGTCAAGCTATGGGTCTTTCATTTTCTGTTCCTGAGGGAGTTAAAATCCCATCTAGTCTTCTCAACATATTCAAGGAACTGAGGGATGATCTTGGTTGTTCCATCCCATCCCATGGAAATCTCGGGAAATGGGCCGTTCAGGTGCTGTTGTCTTTCATCTCTTTGTTCTGTAGACTTAGTTATGCTTACTTAAATGTATCTACTTCTCTAATATATCGGTGTTGTGATTTTTCTTGCTTATTTATCATTAGATGAAAGTTATGTGAAAATAGGTTTGGGACACACATGAACTGTACAATCCATGGTCCTCAATTCGCCTTTTGGGTGAGGAAGCccgtttttttctcttatggCTTGCAGGGTTTGTGCAGTCTTGTGGGTCTTATGGGGTGAGTGTAACATGTTTAAGGGGGTGGAGAGGGGATCCCAAGAAGTTATGGTCCGTTGTTTGCTTTTATGTTTCTCTTTAGACTTcgattttgaagattttttataattgttctATAGGTGTGATTTCGTATAATTGGAGTCCCTTCTTGTAAaggagtttttctttttagtggACTTGCCTTTTTGTTTGCGCAtgcattctttaatttttttctcatcaaaagttgttgattttacatataaaaaaatggattatACAATGGATGTGGTTCCCATCACAAGGATGTGATTTTGGTGATTGCTTAGGGAATGAGGAAGTATTTTTGACATTTCgccttttatttgattaaaaactTCACTTCTGAATTGTTATTAtgtaaaaatttgttaatatgtCGAGAATTTGGGTTCTTACTAGGTGACTTCTCTAAGTTGAGATATCGTATCATACAATTATTAGTTCTTGTTGAAGCATTCTAAGTGAGGTTTGTCATGACATTACTCTTATGAACGTGGACTTGAGTGGATTCGTAGGATAAGTTGATCGATTTGGGAGATTTTTCTGCATGGAAAAATGCATGATTAGTTGGTTTCTGAAAGGCTATTTTGTTAGGATGTATTTGAAGTCCTATCTGGcgtctttttcattttttttttgctctaAAATGATTCTTATATACATTGTAGGGAGTCTTGTTGCTTAATGCTGTTCTCTCAGGTAATTTCCTCCCAGGTTTTACTCCTTCTTTTCTCagtctacttttattttttaaacaagtaAACTTATGGTGAAGGTATGATCAAAATGCTTTGTTTTGCTCTTTGTGATTGTTTTTGAGCAAGTATTTCACCATGAGTAACTCTTGACCATCTTAAAAGCTTTGTAATAGCTACATAACAGTTTAAATTTTCAGCCCCAAAGAATGATAGCGAACTTTAATGCCATCAGCAACATCTAGGACATCGAACCAGAAACTCTTCAAACACCACCAAACTGTGATGAAGAGCAACAAGGCCGGCATAGATAGCCATATCTTCAAAGCCAAAAGAGAAATTAGCTACAACTAAAGCAAAATTGTTTGAGGAACAAACTAACAAATGCGCCAGTCctcaaaataaccttaaaaGAAACATCAGACCCAAAGAAGGCCAAAGTGCCCTGTCCAAGTTGCCATAACCAAACCGAAAAAACAGAAACCTAGACTTTGGATACTTTAAAGGGTGGAGTTTAAAGGGTGAAAATACTTTAAAGGGTGGAGTTTCTTCTTCTGTCACATTTCTATCAAATTTAGGGTTTCCTTAAAGTTGCCTTTTGTCCATCAAACTTTAATAAGAGTTCTATATTGTTCTATTCTGACGTAAGGATACATGCTTCCTGCATTTAGTTAtcgattaaaattttggttttaccTATTTAGTTCGAAAGCATCAAGCGAACTCTCACGCTAAGAGAGGATGGGAACAATTTACTGATGCTGTCATCAAGACAATATCACAAAAGAAGGAAGGGATTATCTTTCTACTTTGGGGAAACTCCGCTCAAGCGAAATTGAGGTACTTTTGTTGTATGATATTAGTTCTAAGTTCCTAACAGGGAGTGCACGACTCTGGAAAGAacgaaaataataacaaaatcaagattaaaatataaactgcaacctttagatttttcttaatgggaaaagaaaatgaagactGAGGGCTTTCACTTGAAGACTTGAAGTATTTGATAGATAAAATGGGATGAGATATTAGATAATTAGTGTAACTCAGTTTATACAAGTCTAATTGTTGACACTTAGATTAACGTGATTGattaatattttggatttatttcattgtttgttaattttatcgTAAGCctcaataataactttttaggAATGTCAGGAAgcttttgaatattattttgaagtaaacaacaaaataacattttggtCTTCAAAACCTACATGATTGAAGTACTTTGAGAGGCTAGGAGGCCTCTCTCAAAGACCATTTCCCAAAAATTGTGTACTTAAAAAAACTgttgattttatttctaaGACTCAACTTTGACAAGCTTATATTAAGAATTACAATAAATATGTCATTGGTAATATTCTCCTTTCTCAATTGCATTTCATATTAATAGTTCACAAATTAAAAGCCTCCTTTGAATGTAAAACGCACGCCCACACATGAGGGGATGTTTTGTAAACACTTTACTATAGTGTAGTCGTTTGCTACCAATGTTGTTATGCAAGCTTTAATCTTTCAAGTATAGGAACTTTTCCTGTGAAGTACATGAAACAATTTGGGGAAAAAATGGTTTTGCTGCGTTTTAAAATCAACGTAGTGCAATTTTCATCTACTTTAGCGATCTAACGTTCTATTGTCTTGATAAAACTTACAAGAGCACAAAGAGatttaatttctcttctttggGGGGCAATAACACCCTACATCACTTAGAATCTAATGTCTGAAGTGAACAGGTTAATTGATGAGAAAAAGCATCACATTCTCAAAGCAGCGCATCCTTCTGGTTTGTCTGCTAACAGAGGCTTCTTTGGTTGCAGGTTAGTTTCATCGTTTAATTCCTTCATACACTTTTTGAACCTtccttttcttaaaatattaactagGATTTGCTCTACCTCCAGCCATTGTATTTTATCATTTCCCTTCAGTGTAGTTCTCccaataacaacattttattgcCAGTGCATGGCTTGGTATTTTGTGTATATCACTTGGTTTTCTGCCTTTTCTCTAAGTTAAACTTACTATGTTGGAGCGCTTTGCTCGATTTTACAAGTGATAATGGCTGGAGCATGAATTTGGTATGATTTTTCtgattgtgaaaaaaatatttagccTGCCCCAAACAAACATTTCCAAACTTTTTATGTGGTTTTGATTCATAGTAAAAAATGATTGAGAGTTCTCAAAATACATAAAAGCACTTTTGGAACATAGTTTAGATATAATGTCACTTAAAAGTATTTACTCTCGAGAATCATACCAAACTCCCACTTACCTTTTTGGCTCTTCCCTTAAGTTCTGTGGTCCATCTCTCAGAACATAGACAATTTTGTGAGGCTGTTGAAGTTTATAAATCGTTAAGAGATTATATGTTTATGTGATTCACTAGTATGAAGCTGTTTAGATGGGtgttttttcatttcccttggaattttagtttgtttacTGCCAACTTTGGATTTTCGACAGGCATTTTTCTCGAACAAACATACTACTCAAGGAAATGGGTACTGCTTCCATAGATTGGCAACTTTGATCCAAACATGTGAACCATTGAAGTTCATTTTTTGTGGATACACTTTAAGATCCCCAGTCATGCTCAGACCTGCTTGCTTGATGactttttgttgaattttcaCTTGTCGCTTCACCGT encodes:
- the LOC101218686 gene encoding pentatricopeptide repeat-containing protein At5g38730 codes for the protein MNLLVQSMFAVVVKGHWNHLLKPKISSSLTSKSIHQILLRLSFYCSGPSLSWAFFKWVELIPDYKHSLQSSWAMIFILTEHKHFKTAQGLLEKIAHKDFISSPLVLNALVTSYDNPDVNAHILSWLMIIYVNCKMPQDAIQVLEYMRLHGFKPNLHACTVLLNSLAKDRLTDTVWKSYKKMIRVGVVPNIHIYNVLIHACCKSGDVEKAEQLVCEMELKSVFPDLYTYNTLISLYSRKSLHYEALCVQDRMERAGVSPDIVTYNSLIYGFCKEGKMREAVKLFREIKDVSPNHVTYTTLIDGYCRVNDFEEALRLCKVMEAKGLHLGVATYNSVLRKLCEEGRIRDANKLLNEMGERKVEPDNVTCNTLINAYCKIGDMKSALKVKSKMLDAGLQLDSFTYKALIHGFCWVRDMESAKELLFCMLDVGLSPGYCTYSWLVDGYCELGNEGAIISLLDEFLTKGYCVDLSVCRALIRRLCHQERVGFAEKIYSTMHLRGVSGDSVIYTSLAYAYWKDGKSNLVSEMLSEMTKRSLLINLKLYRCFNASYGPHNSILHLFWDHVAERGLLSKSITKEIQK
- the LOC101207581 gene encoding uracil-DNA glycosylase, mitochondrial, which translates into the protein MASSSASLSSKTRTLIDIFQPALSKRLKTSQTLKTLATNDDKCDSDLTLASSSADISASQISRMETNKWIARSKRNLKTCSDRVSKWENGCVKLEELLVEETWFEALPGEFQKPYALNLCKFVQTEICSSGVPIYPPPSLIFNALNSTPFDRVKVVILGQDPYHGPGQAMGLSFSVPEGVKIPSSLLNIFKELRDDLGCSIPSHGNLGKWAVQGVLLLNAVLSVRKHQANSHAKRGWEQFTDAVIKTISQKKEGIIFLLWGNSAQAKLRLIDEKKHHILKAAHPSGLSANRGFFGCRHFSRTNILLKEMGTASIDWQL